A stretch of Rhodoferax potami DNA encodes these proteins:
- the ypfJ gene encoding KPN_02809 family neutral zinc metallopeptidase, producing the protein MKWEGNRESDNVEDRRSGGGGSFRGGGGGGLGPLGALLSGRLGVGTIVIALLGGWVLGINPLTILSALSGGGAPTAQVQQAPAQRPPADDKMAKFVSTVLADTEDVWGEVFAKGGGTYRNPKLVLFRGATPTACGQGQSAMGPFYCPADQKVYIDLGFYETLQKQLGAPGDFAQAYVIAHEVGHHVQNLLGISAKVQEARGRVSEAEGNALSVRLELQADCFAGVWAHHANNARQLLEDGDVAEAMNAAAKIGDDALQRGSGRAVVPESFTHGSSAQRQRWFDKGLKTGSVKGCDTFSNRTI; encoded by the coding sequence ATGAAATGGGAAGGCAACCGCGAGTCCGACAACGTGGAAGACCGCCGCAGTGGCGGTGGTGGCAGCTTCAGGGGCGGCGGTGGCGGAGGGCTTGGGCCTTTGGGCGCGCTGCTGAGCGGGCGCTTGGGGGTCGGCACCATCGTGATTGCCTTGCTGGGCGGATGGGTGCTGGGTATCAACCCCTTGACGATTTTGAGTGCCCTGAGCGGCGGTGGGGCGCCCACGGCGCAGGTGCAGCAGGCACCTGCCCAACGCCCACCGGCCGATGACAAGATGGCCAAATTTGTGTCGACCGTGCTGGCCGATACGGAAGATGTCTGGGGCGAGGTCTTCGCCAAAGGGGGCGGCACTTACCGCAACCCCAAACTGGTGCTGTTCCGCGGCGCTACGCCGACCGCCTGTGGTCAAGGCCAGAGCGCCATGGGGCCCTTTTATTGCCCGGCCGACCAAAAGGTTTATATCGACCTCGGTTTTTACGAGACCCTGCAAAAACAACTGGGCGCGCCAGGCGACTTTGCGCAGGCCTATGTGATCGCCCATGAGGTGGGTCACCACGTGCAAAACCTGTTGGGTATCAGCGCCAAGGTGCAGGAGGCACGGGGTCGCGTCAGCGAGGCGGAAGGCAACGCCCTGAGCGTGCGCTTGGAGCTGCAGGCCGACTGTTTTGCTGGCGTCTGGGCGCACCATGCCAACAACGCCCGCCAGCTGCTGGAGGACGGCGATGTGGCCGAAGCCATGAATGCCGCCGCCAAAATCGGTGACGACGCTTTGCAACGCGGCTCAGGGCGCGCAGTGGTGCCGGAGAGCTTTACCCACGGCAGCAGCGCACAGCGCCAGCGCTGGTTCGACAAGGGCCTGAAAACCGGCAGCGTCAAGGGCTGCGACACGTTTTCTAACCGGACTATCTAG
- a CDS encoding MFS transporter, translated as MHSKKDATPLTRFQVVLVILALACGGFGIGTGEFAIMGLLPDVAATFQVTTPQAGYVISAYAMGVVVGAPLIAIAGAKASRRSLLLILMSVFTVGNLASAMAPDFLSFTVLRFLTGLPHGAYFGVSALVAASLVPVQMRAQAVGYVMMGLTVATLLGTPVMAYFGQSLNWRVLFLSVGVIGAITVTLIWLYLPRDKPSEGATVMRELVAFTHPQVLLTLTLAATGFGGMFSIFSYIAGTATEVANMPAGMVPVIMALFGVGMNVGNVVGSKLADIALMGTIGGMLIFNIVVMTLFSVTAASPWMLCLCTFLIGCTFAAGPAIQTRLMDVAADGQTLAAASMHSAFNIANALGAWLGGLVITLGYGYAATGYVGAALSFLGLLVFGASVALERRSTRALCQA; from the coding sequence ATGCATTCAAAAAAAGATGCCACCCCGTTGACACGGTTTCAGGTGGTTTTGGTCATCCTCGCTCTGGCGTGCGGGGGCTTCGGTATCGGCACTGGCGAGTTCGCCATCATGGGCCTGCTGCCGGATGTGGCTGCCACGTTTCAGGTCACTACGCCGCAGGCGGGTTATGTCATCAGCGCTTACGCGATGGGTGTGGTGGTGGGTGCGCCGCTGATTGCGATTGCCGGGGCCAAGGCGTCGCGCCGTTCGTTATTGCTGATCTTGATGTCGGTGTTTACCGTGGGCAACCTCGCCAGTGCGATGGCGCCTGATTTCTTGAGTTTTACGGTGCTGCGGTTTTTGACGGGTCTGCCGCACGGTGCCTATTTCGGCGTTTCTGCCTTGGTGGCGGCATCGCTGGTGCCGGTGCAGATGCGAGCCCAGGCGGTGGGCTACGTGATGATGGGTCTCACGGTCGCGACCCTTTTGGGTACGCCGGTCATGGCCTATTTCGGGCAGTCGCTCAACTGGCGGGTGCTGTTTCTGTCGGTGGGGGTGATCGGGGCTATCACGGTCACGCTCATCTGGCTTTACCTGCCACGCGACAAGCCTAGCGAAGGTGCCACGGTGATGCGCGAGCTGGTGGCGTTCACCCACCCGCAAGTGTTGCTGACGCTCACCCTGGCCGCGACTGGTTTTGGCGGTATGTTCTCGATCTTTTCTTACATTGCGGGCACTGCCACCGAAGTCGCGAACATGCCCGCGGGCATGGTGCCAGTCATCATGGCTCTGTTTGGTGTTGGCATGAATGTGGGTAATGTCGTGGGCTCCAAACTGGCGGACATCGCCTTGATGGGCACCATCGGCGGCATGTTGATCTTCAATATTGTGGTGATGACGCTGTTCAGCGTGACCGCAGCCTCTCCTTGGATGCTGTGCTTGTGTACCTTTTTGATTGGCTGCACTTTTGCTGCCGGCCCCGCTATCCAGACCCGGTTGATGGATGTCGCCGCAGACGGGCAGACCCTGGCCGCTGCCTCGATGCATTCCGCCTTCAACATTGCCAACGCCTTGGGCGCATGGTTGGGTGGCTTGGTGATCACCTTGGGCTACGGCTATGCCGCTACCGGTTATGTGGGCGCGGCGCTGTCGTTCCTTGGCCTATTGGTGTTTGGTGCATCGGTGGCGTTGGAGCGGCGCAGCACCCGTGCGCTTTGCCAAGCTTGA
- a CDS encoding 6-carboxytetrahydropterin synthase: MTQAPAIPLPRSCEVSQKFFFDAAHTLKRTVDDAEEIAGSRRIHGHTYHSEVTVTGSADADTGMVVDLGHLRNAIQVLRPQLDHHLLDEVEGLGPATLENLAAFIWRAMAAEFPGLSQVRVWRDGIGDSCTLRAH, translated from the coding sequence ATGACCCAAGCACCCGCCATCCCGCTCCCCCGCAGCTGCGAGGTCAGCCAGAAGTTTTTCTTCGATGCCGCCCATACCTTGAAGCGCACGGTGGACGACGCCGAAGAGATCGCCGGTAGCCGCCGCATCCACGGCCACACCTACCACTCCGAAGTGACGGTGACCGGCAGCGCCGATGCCGACACCGGCATGGTGGTGGACCTGGGCCACTTGCGTAACGCGATTCAGGTGCTGCGCCCCCAGCTGGACCACCATTTGTTGGACGAAGTCGAAGGCCTCGGCCCAGCCACGCTGGAGAATTTGGCGGCATTCATCTGGCGTGCCATGGCGGCTGAGTTTCCGGGCTTGTCGCAAGTGCGCGTGTGGCGTGACGGCATCGGCGACAGCTGCACGCTGCGTGCCCACTAA
- a CDS encoding Rieske 2Fe-2S domain-containing protein, which yields MESLTEARMWHPVAQSTALQAAPLGVQLLGQSVVLWRDDAGTAHAWADQCPHRGAKLSLGRVCSGHLECPYHGWQFAADGACIKVPALPGFVPPDGHAARVFGVEEHYGLLWVQLEADPTRTVPPFAAESDGGLRKVLCGPYDVATSAPRIVENFLDMAHFGFVHEGWLGMREATAIDDYTVEPTPTGLRATQCKAWQPQSNVHSTAPAQVEYTYEVVAPYTAVLTKVPDAASVALQGFRESIALFICPTTPETSRVWFRLAMADFESPDAKLQDFQHTIFMQDKPVLESQTPQCLPLDVRAEVHTAADKASSAYRRFLKQERITFGVC from the coding sequence ATGGAATCTTTGACAGAAGCCCGTATGTGGCACCCGGTCGCGCAAAGCACCGCTTTGCAAGCAGCCCCCTTGGGCGTGCAGTTGCTCGGTCAATCGGTAGTGCTCTGGCGCGATGACGCAGGCACCGCCCACGCGTGGGCGGATCAATGCCCCCATCGCGGTGCCAAGCTGTCGTTGGGGCGGGTGTGTTCGGGGCACTTGGAGTGCCCATATCACGGCTGGCAATTTGCGGCGGATGGTGCCTGTATCAAGGTGCCGGCGCTTCCCGGCTTTGTGCCACCTGACGGCCATGCCGCTCGCGTGTTCGGCGTCGAAGAGCACTATGGGCTCCTGTGGGTGCAGCTGGAGGCGGACCCGACCCGTACGGTGCCGCCGTTTGCGGCGGAATCCGATGGCGGTTTGCGGAAAGTGCTGTGCGGCCCCTACGACGTGGCCACCAGCGCGCCGCGGATTGTGGAAAACTTTCTGGACATGGCGCACTTCGGTTTTGTGCACGAAGGTTGGCTCGGCATGCGCGAAGCGACCGCGATTGACGACTACACGGTAGAGCCCACCCCCACGGGTTTGCGTGCCACCCAATGCAAAGCCTGGCAGCCCCAAAGCAATGTGCACTCTACCGCCCCTGCACAGGTCGAGTACACCTACGAAGTCGTCGCACCGTATACCGCTGTGCTGACCAAGGTGCCTGACGCCGCCAGTGTGGCGCTGCAGGGCTTCCGCGAGTCCATCGCATTGTTCATTTGCCCGACAACACCGGAGACCAGCCGCGTCTGGTTCCGCTTGGCCATGGCCGACTTTGAGTCGCCGGATGCCAAGCTACAAGATTTCCAGCACACCATCTTCATGCAAGACAAACCGGTGCTGGAATCGCAAACCCCCCAATGCCTGCCCCTGGATGTGCGCGCCGAAGTGCACACCGCGGCAGACAAAGCCTCATCGGCATACCGCCGGTTTCTCAAACAAGAACGTATTACTTTTGGAGTCTGCTGA
- the guaD gene encoding guanine deaminase yields the protein MNAYRASLLWFAPRSEGVARALYEQDGLLVVGPDAQGRQVVQAIGAYGTVSKQYPQVPVQHFPGRIIAPGFIDLHIHYPQIDVIGSPASGLLPWLENYTFPEENRFSAPGHSAQAATFFVAELLRNGVTTALTFATSHPESVNALFTEAQARHMRLITGLVLMDRHAPDYLVNQGQGSVSGTEQSLRDTESLIQRWHGVDRLGYAITPRFAPTSTDAQLRGAGELAKQYGDVWIQSHVAENKDEITWARELFPASRSYLATYDDFGLMRERAIYAHCIHFDDDDRALMRDTGAAAAISPTSNLFLGSGFFDYEGADRVGYQYGLASDVGGGTSFSPFHTMLAAYYVGREGRTKPGLSLSPQHLWWQHTAGAAGALGLDGANGGPAVGNLLPGCEADFVVLNPQATPLLARKTALASNLDELLFSLIVLGDDRLVEKTVISQELSDGSVR from the coding sequence ATGAACGCTTATCGCGCCTCTCTTCTCTGGTTCGCCCCCCGCAGCGAGGGCGTGGCCCGTGCCCTCTACGAGCAGGACGGCCTGCTGGTCGTCGGTCCTGATGCGCAGGGGCGGCAAGTGGTGCAGGCGATCGGTGCTTACGGCACGGTATCGAAGCAGTATCCGCAAGTGCCGGTGCAGCATTTTCCCGGCCGCATCATTGCGCCGGGGTTTATTGACCTGCACATCCACTACCCGCAGATTGATGTGATCGGGTCGCCCGCCAGCGGCTTGTTGCCTTGGCTGGAGAATTACACATTTCCTGAAGAAAATCGCTTCTCCGCGCCCGGCCATAGTGCGCAAGCAGCTACGTTTTTTGTAGCAGAGCTGCTGCGCAATGGCGTCACCACCGCGCTCACTTTCGCCACCTCGCACCCCGAATCGGTCAACGCCTTGTTCACCGAGGCGCAAGCCCGGCACATGCGCCTGATCACCGGGCTGGTGCTGATGGACCGCCATGCCCCGGACTACCTGGTGAACCAGGGGCAGGGCAGTGTGAGCGGTACCGAGCAAAGCCTGCGCGATACCGAGTCGCTGATCCAGCGCTGGCATGGCGTGGACCGCCTGGGCTACGCCATCACCCCGCGCTTTGCGCCCACCAGCACCGATGCCCAGCTGCGCGGCGCGGGCGAGTTGGCCAAGCAATACGGTGACGTGTGGATTCAAAGCCATGTGGCTGAGAACAAGGACGAAATCACCTGGGCGCGCGAGCTGTTCCCGGCGTCCCGCTCCTACCTCGCCACCTACGACGACTTCGGCCTGATGCGCGAACGCGCCATCTACGCCCACTGCATCCACTTCGATGACGACGACCGTGCCCTGATGCGCGACACCGGCGCGGCCGCGGCCATCAGCCCGACCAGTAATCTGTTTCTGGGCAGCGGCTTCTTCGATTACGAAGGTGCCGACCGCGTGGGCTACCAGTACGGCCTGGCCAGCGATGTGGGGGGCGGCACGTCGTTCAGCCCCTTCCACACCATGCTCGCGGCCTACTACGTGGGTCGCGAGGGCCGGACCAAGCCGGGCCTCTCGCTCTCACCCCAACACCTGTGGTGGCAGCACACCGCCGGCGCCGCAGGCGCATTGGGGCTGGACGGCGCGAATGGTGGGCCTGCGGTAGGCAACCTGCTGCCCGGTTGCGAGGCCGACTTTGTGGTCCTCAACCCCCAAGCCACGCCGCTCCTAGCTCGCAAGACAGCGTTGGCGTCCAACCTCGATGAGCTGCTGTTCAGCCTGATCGTGCTGGGCGACGACCGACTGGTTGAGAAAACGGTGATTTCTCAGGAGTTGAGCGATGGCTCGGTGCGCTAG
- a CDS encoding BMP family ABC transporter substrate-binding protein: MTDLQKRSLLKVAALTAVAGAALVGCGKKEEPAPAPAPAPVASAPAPKPEPLKIAFAYVGPVGDGGWTFAHDNARKALEAEFGDKIVTSFVENVPESADAERVIREMASSGNKLIFGTTFGYMEPMLKVAPEFKDVKFEHATGYKQADNMRTYDSRTYEGAYMAGVIAGKMTKTNTLGVVASIPIPEVIRNINSFTLGAQSSNPKIKTKVVWVNGWFDPPKETEAATSLINGGADVLFQNTDSAAVLKTAEAKGKRAFGWDSDMTAYGPKAHLASAVINWGPYYIKATKDALEGTWTGNTGVWWGVKEGAIDIVSVAEDVPAETKTKVEEIKKGLADGSFSIWKGPLKDNAGKEILKDGETADDKFLSGVNFYVKGVEGKVPGAK, from the coding sequence ATGACAGATTTGCAAAAACGCTCCTTGCTCAAGGTAGCGGCCCTTACAGCCGTTGCTGGCGCTGCCTTGGTTGGCTGCGGCAAGAAGGAAGAGCCGGCTCCCGCGCCGGCACCGGCTCCAGTTGCCTCCGCACCTGCGCCCAAGCCAGAACCTTTGAAAATTGCGTTCGCCTACGTCGGCCCTGTGGGCGACGGCGGCTGGACATTCGCACACGACAATGCCCGCAAGGCGCTCGAAGCCGAGTTCGGCGATAAGATCGTCACTTCCTTCGTGGAAAACGTGCCTGAGTCTGCGGACGCTGAGCGCGTGATCCGCGAAATGGCCAGCAGCGGCAACAAGCTGATTTTCGGCACGACCTTCGGCTACATGGAGCCCATGCTCAAAGTTGCGCCCGAATTCAAGGACGTGAAGTTCGAGCACGCTACCGGCTACAAGCAAGCCGACAACATGCGGACTTACGACAGCCGCACCTACGAAGGCGCGTACATGGCGGGTGTGATCGCCGGCAAAATGACCAAGACCAACACCTTGGGTGTGGTGGCTTCGATCCCAATTCCTGAAGTGATCCGCAACATCAACAGCTTTACCTTGGGCGCTCAAAGCAGCAACCCCAAGATCAAGACCAAAGTGGTGTGGGTGAACGGCTGGTTTGATCCACCCAAAGAAACCGAAGCTGCGACTTCCTTGATCAACGGCGGTGCCGACGTTCTGTTCCAGAACACCGACTCTGCCGCTGTCTTGAAGACCGCGGAAGCCAAGGGCAAGCGCGCTTTCGGTTGGGACTCTGACATGACCGCCTACGGCCCCAAGGCCCACTTGGCATCTGCAGTGATCAACTGGGGTCCTTACTACATCAAGGCCACCAAAGACGCCCTGGAAGGCACCTGGACTGGTAACACCGGTGTCTGGTGGGGTGTGAAAGAAGGCGCGATCGATATCGTTTCCGTCGCCGAAGACGTGCCCGCTGAAACCAAAACCAAGGTCGAAGAGATCAAAAAGGGCTTGGCCGACGGTAGCTTCTCTATCTGGAAAGGTCCTCTGAAGGACAACGCTGGCAAGGAAATCTTGAAAGACGGCGAAACCGCTGACGACAAGTTCCTGTCCGGCGTGAACTTCTACGTCAAGGGCGTGGAAGGCAAGGTTCCCGGCGCCAAATAA
- a CDS encoding ABC transporter permease: MDAYALLIAATLNAGTVLAIASLGLLINEKAGIVNLGAEGMMLCAAIAGFAAVVHTGSDVAGFMAGIAAGAVMAAIFGVLVIWLNTNQYATGLALSLFGAGFSAFAGISYVQEKMPDRPSFAIPGLSDIPFVGPALFKHHPMVYLTVLFALGLIWFLYRTRAGLILRSVGESPESAHALGYPVRAIRLGAVVCGGALCGLAGAYISVIYTPLWVEGMVAGKGWIALALTTFATWRPARVLLGAYLFGGVTMLQFHLQGIGVEVPSQFLTMLPYLATIVVLALISRNPRWIRINMPASIGKPFYPGS; encoded by the coding sequence ATGGATGCGTATGCACTGCTGATCGCAGCAACTCTGAATGCCGGCACGGTGCTGGCCATTGCCTCGCTCGGCCTGTTGATCAACGAAAAAGCCGGCATCGTCAATCTAGGTGCCGAGGGCATGATGCTGTGCGCCGCTATTGCCGGCTTTGCGGCGGTGGTGCACACCGGCAGCGATGTGGCGGGTTTCATGGCCGGTATTGCCGCAGGTGCGGTCATGGCAGCCATCTTCGGTGTGCTGGTGATCTGGCTCAACACCAACCAATACGCCACCGGCTTGGCCCTGAGCCTCTTCGGCGCGGGGTTCTCTGCGTTTGCAGGGATTTCGTATGTTCAGGAAAAAATGCCCGATCGGCCCAGCTTCGCGATTCCCGGCCTCTCGGACATCCCGTTTGTGGGCCCCGCCTTGTTCAAACACCACCCGATGGTGTACCTGACGGTACTGTTTGCACTGGGGTTGATCTGGTTTTTGTACCGCACCCGTGCCGGTTTGATTTTGCGCAGCGTGGGCGAGAGCCCTGAGTCTGCGCATGCACTGGGGTACCCGGTGCGCGCCATCCGCTTAGGCGCCGTAGTGTGCGGCGGCGCACTGTGCGGTTTGGCGGGTGCGTATATATCTGTGATTTACACCCCCTTGTGGGTCGAGGGCATGGTGGCCGGCAAAGGCTGGATCGCGTTGGCTCTGACCACTTTTGCCACTTGGCGCCCGGCACGGGTGTTGCTTGGAGCCTATTTGTTCGGCGGCGTGACCATGTTGCAGTTTCATTTGCAGGGTATCGGCGTCGAAGTGCCCAGCCAGTTCTTGACCATGTTGCCGTATCTTGCGACCATCGTGGTCTTGGCTCTTATTTCGCGCAATCCGCGTTGGATCCGGATTAACATGCCGGCCTCTATTGGCAAGCCGTTTTATCCGGGTTCCTGA
- a CDS encoding adenosine deaminase, translating into MTNFPAVKSVSADRMPALLRAMPKAELHMHIEGSLEPELMFALAKRNSVPLRFPSEQALRDAYVFNNLQEFLDIYHEGTMVLKTEQDFYDMTCAYLAKAQADNVLHTEIFFDTQTHTGHGLSADVVINGLYRACADAPAKFGMTASLILCFLRHLSEEEAFECLEQALPLRDKIVGIGLASSEVGHPPEKFAKVYARARELGFRLVAHAGEEAPPAYIWSALDVLKVERIDHGVQAIHDAALMQRLAADKMPLTVCPLSNLKLRVFPTLAQHNIGTMLDAGIMATVNSDDPAYFGGYLNENFTQTFAALGLSAQHAYALARNSFDASFIDASLRQKYVQRLDGVFETFR; encoded by the coding sequence ATGACCAATTTTCCTGCCGTCAAGAGCGTATCTGCTGATCGCATGCCCGCCCTGTTGCGCGCCATGCCCAAGGCGGAATTGCACATGCACATCGAAGGCTCGCTGGAGCCCGAGCTCATGTTTGCGCTGGCCAAGCGCAACAGCGTGCCTTTGCGCTTTCCCAGCGAACAAGCGCTGCGCGACGCTTATGTGTTCAACAACCTGCAAGAGTTTTTGGACATCTACCACGAGGGCACCATGGTGCTGAAGACCGAGCAGGACTTCTACGACATGACCTGCGCGTATCTGGCCAAAGCGCAGGCTGACAACGTGTTGCACACCGAAATCTTCTTCGACACCCAAACCCACACTGGCCACGGCCTGAGCGCCGATGTGGTCATCAACGGCCTGTACCGCGCCTGCGCGGATGCGCCTGCCAAGTTCGGCATGACCGCCTCGCTCATTTTGTGCTTCCTGCGCCATTTGAGCGAAGAAGAAGCCTTTGAATGCCTGGAGCAGGCGCTGCCGTTGCGCGACAAGATTGTCGGTATCGGCTTGGCATCCAGCGAAGTGGGGCACCCGCCCGAGAAGTTTGCCAAGGTCTACGCCCGCGCTCGCGAGTTGGGCTTCCGGTTGGTGGCGCACGCAGGTGAAGAGGCGCCCCCTGCCTACATCTGGAGCGCGCTGGATGTGCTCAAGGTCGAGCGCATCGACCACGGCGTGCAAGCCATCCATGACGCGGCCCTGATGCAGCGTCTGGCCGCAGACAAGATGCCGCTCACCGTGTGCCCGCTGTCCAACCTGAAGCTGCGCGTGTTCCCCACACTGGCACAGCACAACATCGGCACCATGCTGGACGCCGGCATCATGGCTACTGTCAATTCCGACGACCCGGCGTACTTCGGCGGCTACCTGAACGAAAACTTCACCCAGACATTTGCCGCCCTGGGCCTGAGCGCCCAGCACGCGTATGCGCTGGCACGTAACAGCTTTGATGCCAGCTTTATCGATGCATCCCTGCGCCAGAAGTACGTGCAGCGCTTGGATGGGGTGTTTGAAACTTTCCGCTGA
- a CDS encoding deoxycytidylate deaminase, with amino-acid sequence MKNDSLIHWHSMFMGVALLAAARSKDSRKRNGACIVGPDNKISGVGYNGLPRGCDDHDEHYWQDDDTDPLNSRHSYIVHAEQNAILNCTSLPLHGSTIYATQYPCPRCVQSIIQVGIKRVVYLEKKAHQERVNAASEKMLGDAGVEIESLQTLQPESADWSAQLAQFIETTTTSSR; translated from the coding sequence ATGAAAAACGATTCTCTGATCCACTGGCATTCCATGTTCATGGGTGTGGCGCTTCTGGCCGCCGCCCGTTCCAAAGATTCCCGCAAGCGCAATGGCGCCTGCATCGTCGGGCCGGACAACAAGATTTCCGGCGTGGGCTACAACGGCTTGCCCCGTGGCTGCGATGACCACGACGAGCATTACTGGCAGGACGACGACACCGACCCGCTGAACTCGCGCCACAGCTACATCGTGCATGCCGAGCAGAATGCGATCCTGAATTGCACTTCCTTGCCGTTGCATGGCTCCACCATCTACGCGACCCAATACCCGTGCCCGCGCTGTGTGCAGTCCATCATCCAGGTCGGTATCAAACGCGTGGTGTACCTTGAAAAGAAAGCGCACCAGGAGCGGGTGAACGCAGCCTCCGAAAAAATGCTCGGCGATGCCGGAGTGGAAATCGAGTCTTTGCAAACCTTGCAGCCGGAGTCGGCCGATTGGTCGGCCCAACTGGCGCAGTTTATTGAAACCACCACCACCTCTTCCCGCTGA
- the queE gene encoding 7-carboxy-7-deazaguanine synthase, with the protein MAYQVKEIFYTLQGEGSHAGRPAVFCRFAGCNLWSGREQDRATAVCKFCDTDFVGTDGTLGGKFSTAEALAERIAAQWPAGDSAHRFVVMTGGEPLLQVDTALIDALHALGFQIAVETNGTVLAPEGIDWICVSPKAGSQWIQRQGHELKLVWPQAGITLEECEAASFTHRYLQPMDNPQRAANTETCITQCMQRPAWRLSLQTHKITGIR; encoded by the coding sequence ATGGCATACCAAGTCAAAGAAATTTTCTACACCCTGCAGGGCGAAGGCTCGCACGCAGGGCGCCCGGCCGTGTTCTGCCGCTTTGCGGGTTGCAACTTGTGGTCCGGCCGGGAGCAAGACCGCGCGACTGCCGTCTGCAAATTTTGCGATACCGACTTTGTGGGCACCGACGGCACGCTGGGCGGCAAGTTCAGCACCGCAGAGGCGCTGGCCGAGCGCATTGCGGCGCAGTGGCCGGCCGGCGACTCGGCCCACCGCTTTGTGGTGATGACCGGCGGCGAGCCGTTGCTGCAGGTGGACACCGCACTGATCGACGCGCTGCATGCGCTGGGATTCCAGATCGCGGTAGAAACCAACGGCACGGTGCTCGCACCCGAAGGCATCGACTGGATTTGCGTGAGCCCCAAAGCCGGCTCGCAGTGGATCCAGCGCCAGGGCCACGAGCTCAAACTGGTGTGGCCGCAGGCCGGCATCACCCTGGAGGAGTGCGAGGCCGCCAGCTTCACCCACCGCTACCTGCAGCCCATGGACAACCCGCAGCGCGCGGCCAACACCGAGACCTGCATCACCCAGTGCATGCAACGCCCGGCCTGGCGCCTTTCGTTGCAAACCCACAAGATCACAGGCATCCGATGA